In the genome of Segatella copri, one region contains:
- a CDS encoding YaaA family protein — protein sequence MQILLANAKIMFDKADRKPVSVPLFQSVANVLAEEMARMNVEELARQLDCSSKIATENWKRYYNFMAAEKMPAILAYNGQAYKHLRASSLSDDSLEYAQKHLWITCFLYGLLRPMDGIVPYRMEYCVSLEATNDKPVNQFWKDKLTDVLIDSVKADDGILIHLSTEEYEHLFDWKRVCKEIKVIQPLFYVRQKDGRLKMQAVWAKSCRGAMVRYILNNQLLTPEELAGFSYEGFEYAPELGEAAFPHFVR from the coding sequence ATGCAGATATTATTGGCAAATGCAAAAATCATGTTTGATAAGGCAGACAGAAAGCCTGTCTCCGTGCCACTCTTCCAATCAGTTGCCAATGTCTTGGCCGAAGAAATGGCAAGGATGAATGTAGAGGAATTGGCTAGGCAACTGGATTGCAGCAGCAAGATTGCAACTGAAAACTGGAAACGCTATTATAATTTTATGGCAGCAGAAAAGATGCCTGCCATCCTGGCTTACAATGGTCAGGCCTATAAACATTTGCGTGCCAGCTCTTTAAGTGACGACTCATTAGAGTATGCCCAGAAGCATCTCTGGATTACCTGTTTTCTCTATGGTTTACTTCGACCAATGGATGGTATCGTACCTTATCGTATGGAGTATTGCGTATCGCTTGAAGCCACAAACGACAAGCCTGTCAATCAGTTCTGGAAAGACAAACTGACGGATGTTCTCATCGATAGTGTGAAAGCTGATGATGGCATTCTCATCCATCTCTCAACAGAGGAATATGAACATCTGTTTGATTGGAAGAGAGTATGTAAGGAGATAAAGGTCATTCAGCCACTCTTTTATGTCCGCCAGAAAGATGGCAGATTGAAGATGCAGGCTGTATGGGCTAAATCTTGCCGTGGAGCCATGGTGAGATATATCCTGAATAATCAGCTTCTTACTCCAGAGGAACTGGCAGGCTTCAGTTACGAAGGTTTTGAATATGCGCCAGAATTAGGAGAAGCTGCTTTTCCTCATTTCGTTCGTTGA
- a CDS encoding Arc family DNA-binding protein — MSTSTLRVSTSFRLPAELLEELKECAKATNRSLNNYVESILMDFMSKNKTMDENVITPDLQAKLDKAREEHKNGETLCFDTAQDAIAWMEAL, encoded by the coding sequence ATGAGCACATCAACATTACGTGTATCTACTTCATTTAGGTTACCAGCAGAGCTTCTTGAGGAGCTCAAGGAGTGTGCTAAGGCTACCAATCGTAGCCTTAACAATTATGTAGAATCCATTCTTATGGATTTTATGAGTAAGAACAAGACCATGGATGAAAATGTGATTACTCCCGATTTGCAAGCTAAGCTTGACAAGGCGAGAGAAGAACATAAAAACGGAGAAACTCTGTGCTTTGACACAGCACAAGATGCAATCGCATGGATGGAAGCTTTATGA
- a CDS encoding Txe/YoeB family addiction module toxin, with product MIYRIEFSKDAQKVIKKWKKSNLPLFKKLEKLIPELSEHPRTGKGHPEPLKGGNDITYSRHITAQDRIIYDILDEEILVSIIELEGHYNDK from the coding sequence ATGATATATCGAATAGAATTCTCTAAGGATGCACAGAAGGTCATTAAGAAATGGAAGAAATCAAATCTACCTCTATTCAAAAAACTAGAGAAGTTGATTCCAGAACTTTCTGAGCACCCTAGAACAGGTAAAGGACATCCGGAACCTTTGAAAGGTGGAAACGACATCACGTATTCTAGACATATTACTGCCCAGGACAGGATTATCTATGACATACTTGATGAAGAAATTCTAGTGTCCATTATTGAGCTAGAAGGACATTACAATGACAAATAA
- a CDS encoding type I restriction endonuclease subunit R — MSKFNEATRVQMPAMVHLTRLGYSYFGKISEDMAGTVYDPDTNILTEIFREQFYKLNPSAKKDGFKSILRSIRQELKNDDLGKSFYKRLQAVSPIKLIDFENPQNNTFHFTAEFTCKNGQDEFRPDITLFVNGLPLCFVEVKKPNNHGGIVAESKRMNQERFPNKKFRSFINITQLMIFSNNMEYDTMGGIVPIQGAFYCTAARGNAPFNCFREENPSNLPIAPYNANYPYKEINQKEERQILADFNCQVIHHTPEYQTNLGVNTPTNRMLTSMCSPERLLFIIKYGIAYVKMEKEVDGKIESTDQKHIMRYQQMFAALAIRQQLSEGATSGVVWHTQGSGKTALSFYLTYVLSDYYAKKNMVAKFYFIVDRIDLLEQATQEFEARGLVVSTANTRAELMAQFRNNHAQEGTSGQQEITVVNIQRFAEDKQKVELPAYATNLQRIFIMDEAHRGYKPGGCFLANLFDADPNSIKIALTGTPLLKKDCASSVVFQRYFHTYYYDRSIADGYTLKIIREDIETSYKERLSEVYDKLETLVQKRDIKRAQIIEHDSYVGELARYIADDLTKFRKIQGDDTLGGMVICETSEQARKLYEAFRNFSDGGLANTLDSGYAKPIQIKMDGQEWMVANAIPMSGYRTHPLKVGLILHDSDDKDTHKQIIKDFKKNMSIDLLIVFNMLLTGFDAPRLKRLYFGRKLRDHNLLQALTRVNRPYKNNRYGYVIDFANIKQNFEETNEAYLRELNRFNNPEEVEGNHVTDTFSQVIEDPEELIRQMKDVRQTLFDYTTNNVEDFSSEISSIEDKQVLLDLKKALISAKDCANIVRTFGDDSLKDAFSKVELTKLPDMLKEVQHHIDIINQKEAFAISDETKQLVNEAMQDIRFNFSKIGEEEMKMIAGGQELQEKWALVIHKFTENTDPDDPEYITLRDAFMQRFKEHGFVVDSIAKFNQESKELDEIIERLVKLQESNNRLLKKYNGDTKFANVHKRIHEENQRRLKEHKPFIFSYYDNDIVAILSDIKSEIDQKVYDRADILKKDDYFEMTVMTEIAQSLYHYPNIEPQMEDFTFIQSRIARQYINQYNRTYPSN; from the coding sequence ATGAGTAAATTCAACGAAGCAACAAGAGTTCAGATGCCAGCAATGGTTCACCTTACTCGATTAGGCTATTCTTATTTCGGAAAGATTAGCGAAGATATGGCAGGGACAGTCTATGACCCTGACACAAATATATTGACTGAAATTTTCAGAGAACAATTTTATAAGTTGAATCCATCAGCAAAGAAGGATGGGTTCAAGAGCATTTTGCGCTCCATTCGCCAAGAACTAAAGAATGATGACCTCGGTAAGTCTTTTTACAAAAGATTACAGGCTGTATCTCCCATCAAATTGATAGACTTTGAAAATCCTCAGAACAATACTTTTCATTTTACCGCTGAATTCACTTGTAAAAATGGGCAAGATGAATTCCGCCCAGATATTACTTTGTTTGTCAATGGCTTGCCTCTTTGCTTCGTAGAGGTAAAAAAGCCAAACAATCATGGAGGAATTGTAGCTGAAAGCAAGCGAATGAATCAAGAGCGTTTCCCAAACAAAAAGTTTCGTAGCTTCATCAACATCACACAGTTGATGATTTTCTCCAATAATATGGAGTACGATACGATGGGGGGAATAGTTCCTATCCAAGGAGCTTTCTATTGCACTGCTGCAAGAGGAAACGCCCCCTTCAATTGCTTCCGTGAGGAGAATCCTTCCAATCTCCCGATAGCACCTTATAATGCGAATTATCCATATAAGGAAATCAACCAAAAAGAAGAAAGACAAATCTTGGCAGACTTCAACTGTCAAGTTATTCATCATACACCGGAGTATCAAACCAATCTTGGCGTCAATACTCCTACGAACCGTATGCTTACCTCCATGTGCAGCCCTGAGCGATTGCTCTTTATCATCAAGTATGGCATAGCATACGTTAAAATGGAGAAAGAAGTAGATGGTAAAATAGAAAGCACCGATCAAAAGCACATCATGCGCTACCAGCAGATGTTTGCCGCACTCGCTATCCGCCAACAACTCTCAGAAGGAGCTACTTCTGGCGTAGTATGGCATACGCAAGGTAGTGGAAAAACGGCTCTGTCCTTTTATCTCACCTATGTTCTGTCCGACTATTATGCCAAGAAGAATATGGTTGCAAAATTCTATTTCATAGTAGATAGAATAGACTTGTTGGAACAAGCCACCCAAGAGTTTGAGGCTCGTGGACTCGTTGTTTCGACAGCCAATACTCGTGCGGAATTGATGGCTCAGTTCCGCAACAACCATGCACAAGAAGGAACCAGTGGACAGCAAGAGATAACAGTTGTGAACATCCAGCGTTTTGCTGAAGACAAGCAAAAGGTGGAACTTCCGGCTTATGCAACAAATCTTCAGCGTATTTTCATTATGGACGAGGCTCATCGTGGTTACAAACCTGGTGGTTGTTTTCTAGCCAATCTTTTTGATGCAGATCCAAATTCCATCAAGATAGCCTTGACAGGAACTCCTCTGCTAAAGAAAGATTGTGCTTCGAGTGTGGTTTTCCAACGCTATTTCCATACTTATTATTATGACCGTTCTATTGCTGACGGATATACCTTAAAGATAATCCGTGAGGATATAGAGACCTCATATAAGGAACGTCTGTCTGAGGTTTACGACAAACTGGAAACCCTTGTGCAAAAGAGGGATATCAAGCGTGCACAAATCATAGAGCACGATAGTTATGTAGGTGAATTGGCCCGTTACATAGCGGATGACTTAACAAAATTCCGTAAGATACAGGGAGATGATACACTTGGTGGCATGGTCATCTGTGAGACAAGTGAACAAGCAAGAAAGCTGTATGAGGCTTTCCGAAATTTCTCTGATGGTGGTCTTGCCAACACGCTTGACTCAGGATATGCCAAGCCTATCCAGATTAAGATGGATGGACAAGAGTGGATGGTTGCCAATGCCATACCTATGTCAGGTTACAGGACGCATCCACTGAAAGTTGGACTCATCTTGCACGATAGTGATGACAAGGATACTCACAAGCAAATTATCAAGGATTTCAAGAAGAACATGAGCATCGACTTGCTTATTGTCTTCAACATGCTCTTGACTGGTTTCGATGCACCACGCTTAAAGCGACTTTATTTTGGTCGTAAGCTCCGAGATCATAACCTTTTACAGGCTCTCACACGTGTAAATAGACCATATAAGAACAATCGTTATGGCTATGTCATCGACTTTGCTAATATCAAGCAAAACTTTGAAGAGACCAATGAGGCTTATCTCAGAGAGTTGAATCGCTTCAACAATCCAGAAGAAGTAGAAGGCAATCATGTCACCGATACATTCTCACAGGTTATAGAAGACCCTGAAGAACTGATTCGGCAGATGAAAGATGTACGCCAAACATTGTTTGATTACACGACAAACAATGTAGAAGACTTCTCTTCTGAGATTTCTTCCATAGAAGATAAGCAGGTGCTGCTTGACTTGAAAAAAGCATTGATTTCAGCCAAGGATTGTGCCAATATAGTACGTACATTTGGTGATGATAGCTTAAAGGATGCTTTCAGCAAGGTTGAACTGACCAAACTCCCAGATATGCTAAAGGAAGTGCAACACCACATTGACATCATCAACCAAAAGGAAGCCTTTGCCATTTCTGATGAGACCAAGCAACTCGTCAATGAAGCTATGCAAGACATCCGCTTCAATTTCTCTAAAATTGGAGAGGAAGAAATGAAAATGATAGCAGGTGGACAGGAGTTACAAGAAAAATGGGCTTTAGTGATTCACAAATTCACTGAAAATACAGACCCAGACGATCCTGAATATATCACTCTGCGTGATGCCTTCATGCAAAGATTCAAGGAGCATGGCTTTGTCGTTGACAGTATCGCTAAGTTTAACCAAGAAAGTAAAGAGTTGGATGAAATCATTGAGCGATTGGTAAAATTGCAGGAAAGCAACAACCGCTTGCTGAAGAAATACAATGGCGACACCAAGTTTGCCAATGTCCACAAACGAATTCACGAAGAAAACCAACGAAGATTGAAAGAGCACAAGCCATTCATCTTCAGTTATTATGATAATGATATTGTGGCGATACTTTCTGACATAAAATCAGAAATAGATCAAAAGGTTTACGACCGTGCAGACATTCTTAAGAAAGACGACTATTTCGAAATGACCGTGATGACTGAGATAGCTCAGTCGCTCTATCATTATCCAAACATAGAGCCACAGATGGAAGATTTTACTTTCATCCAGTCAAGGATAGCTCGTCAATACATCAATCAATATAATAGAACATATCCAAGTAATTAA
- a CDS encoding N-6 DNA methylase has product MTIRENTVALIDALKATCKTYGMGNDGNEYKIITQVFLYKFLNDKFGYAIKHSGNRYAEKICTAEKWETAYSELSDMERMMLLASLSPDLPRLKPEHLIANLWNQQAKGDFDFIFDNTMSDIAEQNLAIFSTQTTQNTKIPLFEPLTQYVTDVAQRAPFARAMVDKLANFSFEEAFSEHYDFFANIFEYLIKDYNTAGGGKYAEYYTPHAIATIMARLLVGDHADLHNIECYDPSAGTGTLLMALSHQIGEDRCTIFAQDISQRSNKMLKLNLLLNGLVSSLDHAIQGDTLVAPYHKSDDGQSLRQFDFVVSNPPFKMDFSDTREKIAAFPARFWAGVPKVPAKKKDSMAIYTCFIQHVINSLKKNSGKGAIVIPTGFITAKSGIENKILKHIVDNKIVYGCVSMPSNVFANTGTNVSVLFFDDSKKSDKVVLIDASKLGEEYKDSNGLKKVRLRDEEIDQIVSTFQNKEAVDDFSVNVTYDEIKEKGYSLSAGQYFDIKIDYVDITEEEFNKRMSDYKTTLTQQFTESHRLEEEIIKQLDCIGFNANAGKE; this is encoded by the coding sequence ATGACAATAAGAGAAAATACCGTAGCCCTCATCGATGCCCTGAAAGCAACTTGCAAGACATACGGCATGGGCAATGACGGCAATGAGTATAAAATTATCACCCAGGTATTCCTATATAAGTTCTTGAATGACAAGTTTGGCTATGCTATCAAACACTCAGGAAACCGCTATGCTGAGAAAATTTGCACAGCAGAGAAATGGGAAACCGCTTACAGTGAGTTGAGTGATATGGAGCGCATGATGTTACTGGCTTCCTTGTCTCCAGACCTACCACGCTTGAAACCAGAGCATCTGATTGCAAACCTCTGGAACCAGCAGGCAAAGGGTGATTTTGATTTTATCTTTGACAATACGATGAGCGACATTGCGGAGCAGAATCTTGCCATCTTCTCTACACAAACCACCCAAAACACCAAGATACCTCTCTTTGAGCCATTGACCCAATATGTGACAGATGTGGCTCAGAGAGCACCATTTGCACGTGCCATGGTGGATAAGCTTGCCAATTTCTCTTTTGAGGAAGCATTTTCGGAGCATTACGACTTCTTCGCCAATATCTTTGAATATCTTATCAAAGACTACAATACGGCTGGAGGCGGAAAATATGCAGAATATTACACTCCTCATGCCATCGCTACCATTATGGCCAGATTATTAGTGGGCGATCATGCCGACCTCCATAATATTGAATGCTACGACCCATCAGCAGGTACAGGTACTTTGCTGATGGCATTGTCACATCAAATCGGAGAAGACCGCTGTACTATTTTTGCCCAAGATATTTCTCAACGAAGCAACAAGATGCTCAAGCTCAACCTGTTGCTCAATGGTTTGGTATCTTCACTTGATCATGCCATCCAAGGTGACACACTCGTTGCACCTTACCATAAAAGCGATGACGGACAAAGCCTTCGCCAGTTCGACTTTGTGGTAAGCAATCCACCATTCAAGATGGATTTCAGCGATACAAGAGAGAAGATAGCAGCCTTTCCTGCTCGTTTTTGGGCAGGAGTACCAAAAGTGCCAGCGAAGAAAAAAGACAGCATGGCAATCTATACCTGCTTCATCCAGCATGTTATCAATTCTTTGAAGAAAAACTCAGGCAAGGGAGCCATTGTTATTCCAACAGGATTCATCACTGCCAAGAGTGGCATTGAGAACAAAATCCTAAAACATATCGTTGACAACAAGATTGTTTATGGCTGCGTATCCATGCCAAGTAATGTCTTTGCCAACACAGGAACCAATGTTTCTGTGCTCTTCTTCGATGATTCAAAGAAGAGTGATAAGGTGGTATTGATTGATGCTAGCAAACTTGGTGAGGAATACAAAGATAGCAATGGATTGAAAAAGGTCCGTCTTCGTGACGAGGAGATAGACCAGATAGTCAGCACTTTTCAAAATAAGGAAGCTGTGGATGACTTCTCTGTCAATGTGACCTACGATGAAATCAAAGAGAAGGGATATAGCCTCTCTGCCGGACAGTATTTTGATATCAAGATAGACTATGTGGATATTACGGAAGAAGAGTTCAACAAGCGAATGAGCGATTATAAAACTACGCTTACACAACAATTTACAGAAAGTCATCGTTTGGAAGAAGAAATTATAAAACAGTTGGACTGCATCGGTTTCAATGCTAATGCAGGAAAGGAATAA
- a CDS encoding PDDEXK nuclease domain-containing protein — translation MNNITKDGNTLLPTGYNQWRKDIENLIDTAKLKTAISVNMGTLSLYWNIGKSILQKQEQEGWGKQVIEQLSKDLISRYPDDRGYSIRNLRYMKRFASEYPDFPILQVPLAELKKLPILQATLAELENEGKEHVQVPLAQISWYHHISLLSKVKDEAQRAYYITETAQNGWSRDVMLLQIDNGYIHAKGHAINNFEQTLPPVQSDLARYIFKDPYNFSFIGTMALQNELDIEKSLTSKITDFLLEMGRGFAYIGRQYHISVDGDDYYIDLLMYHLKLHCYVVVELKAVEFKPEFVSKLNFYISAVDDIVKSPEDKPTIGLLLCRTKSNKKAEFSLRGITQPMGIAQYETEKLFADVASALPQIEEIEEKLEESEEKTDKE, via the coding sequence ATGAACAATATAACAAAAGACGGCAATACATTGTTGCCTACTGGCTATAATCAATGGCGTAAAGACATAGAAAACCTGATTGACACTGCAAAGTTGAAAACAGCTATCAGTGTCAATATGGGAACATTGTCGCTATATTGGAATATAGGGAAAAGTATCCTACAGAAACAAGAACAGGAAGGTTGGGGCAAACAGGTTATAGAGCAACTATCGAAAGATTTGATTTCTCGCTATCCGGATGATCGTGGCTATTCCATACGTAATCTGCGATATATGAAACGCTTTGCATCTGAATATCCAGACTTTCCAATTCTGCAAGTCCCACTTGCAGAATTAAAGAAATTGCCAATTCTGCAAGCGACACTTGCAGAATTAGAGAATGAAGGAAAAGAGCATGTACAAGTACCACTTGCACAAATATCTTGGTATCACCATATTTCACTGTTATCCAAGGTAAAAGACGAAGCACAACGTGCCTACTATATAACAGAAACAGCACAGAATGGGTGGAGTCGTGATGTGATGCTCCTCCAAATAGACAATGGATATATCCATGCAAAAGGGCATGCAATTAATAATTTTGAACAGACCTTGCCACCTGTTCAGTCAGACTTGGCTCGTTACATATTCAAAGACCCTTACAATTTTTCGTTCATAGGAACGATGGCATTACAAAATGAATTGGATATAGAAAAGTCCTTGACAAGCAAGATAACTGATTTTCTCCTCGAGATGGGACGTGGTTTTGCATACATAGGCAGGCAATACCATATTTCCGTAGATGGGGATGATTATTATATCGACTTGCTGATGTACCATCTCAAACTGCATTGCTATGTTGTAGTGGAGTTGAAAGCCGTGGAGTTTAAACCTGAGTTCGTTAGCAAACTGAACTTTTATATTTCTGCTGTTGATGACATTGTAAAATCTCCAGAAGACAAACCTACCATTGGCTTGCTTCTCTGTCGAACCAAGAGTAACAAGAAAGCTGAGTTTTCGCTTCGTGGCATTACCCAACCTATGGGAATTGCACAATACGAAACAGAAAAACTCTTTGCTGATGTAGCATCGGCATTGCCACAGATTGAGGAAATAGAGGAGAAACTTGAAGAATCAGAGGAAAAAACGGATAAAGAGTAA
- a CDS encoding restriction endonuclease subunit S — translation MKLKKYRLADIGKVITGKTPSTSIAENYACGNIPFYTPEDVAKGLRMMGRNNRFISQTGFEEIASNTISGESVLVGCIGSDMGNVSYSNITCATNQQINSITQFKNGAEPLYVYYLLSTMKPYFQKIAGSTTTPILPKSVFEEIEIYLPGIKYQKDIVSILYALDRKIALNHQINDNLEAIAKQLYDYWFVQFDFPNEEGKPYKSSGGAMVWNEKLKREIPQGLGTPKIGDIEKNIITGKTPSCADEDNFGGDIPFVTIDDIRGNLFVFEAQRTLSTKGADSQEKKYLPIGSLSVSCIGTIGVMGFVARLAQTNQQINSIVFEHEYNKEFLYFSLKLYYENAKAKTGNVFANMSKEEFASIIVAYPPKQILQAFHNKVAPIFDSIKNNIEEINSLTKQRDELLPLLMNSQAMVNYHLSDD, via the coding sequence ATGAAATTGAAAAAATATAGACTTGCCGACATCGGCAAGGTGATTACAGGCAAAACCCCATCCACAAGCATAGCAGAAAACTATGCTTGTGGTAATATTCCGTTCTACACTCCTGAAGATGTTGCAAAAGGATTGAGGATGATGGGAAGAAACAATCGTTTCATTTCTCAAACAGGATTTGAAGAAATTGCAAGTAATACTATTTCTGGCGAAAGTGTATTGGTGGGGTGTATTGGTTCAGATATGGGAAATGTTTCGTATTCAAATATCACGTGTGCAACGAACCAACAAATAAACTCAATAACCCAGTTTAAAAATGGAGCAGAACCATTGTATGTGTACTATCTGCTTTCCACGATGAAACCTTACTTTCAGAAAATAGCAGGTTCTACAACAACTCCAATATTACCGAAATCGGTATTTGAAGAAATAGAGATATACCTTCCTGGTATTAAATATCAGAAAGATATTGTCTCTATATTATATGCACTTGACCGCAAAATTGCTCTTAATCATCAGATAAATGATAATTTAGAGGCGATAGCAAAGCAACTCTACGACTATTGGTTTGTACAATTTGACTTCCCGAATGAGGAGGGCAAACCATACAAATCAAGTGGCGGAGCTATGGTGTGGAATGAGAAGCTGAAGCGTGAAATACCGCAGGGATTGGGTACCCCAAAGATTGGAGATATAGAAAAGAACATCATAACAGGCAAGACTCCTTCATGTGCAGATGAGGATAATTTCGGAGGAGATATACCTTTTGTGACGATAGACGATATTAGAGGCAATTTATTTGTTTTTGAGGCACAACGTACTCTTTCTACAAAAGGTGCAGATAGTCAAGAAAAGAAATACTTACCCATAGGAAGTCTTTCTGTTTCATGTATTGGAACTATTGGTGTTATGGGATTTGTTGCAAGATTAGCGCAGACGAACCAACAGATAAACTCAATTGTTTTTGAACATGAATATAACAAAGAATTTCTATATTTTTCCTTGAAATTGTATTATGAAAATGCAAAAGCTAAGACTGGGAATGTTTTTGCAAATATGAGCAAGGAAGAATTTGCGTCAATAATCGTGGCTTATCCCCCAAAGCAAATTTTACAAGCTTTCCATAATAAAGTTGCTCCAATATTCGATAGTATAAAGAATAATATAGAAGAAATCAATAGTCTCACTAAGCAGCGAGATGAACTTTTGCCACTCTTAATGAACAGTCAAGCCATGGTAAATTATCATTTATCTGACGATTGA
- the xerA gene encoding site-specific tyrosine recombinase/integron integrase: protein MKEIIIQNVLDGMRAVLSVEQLDLLSEVTLKALAEYEIVVKATDEEQRDKENSDLLGAFISSKKVEGCSEKTLHYYRSSIEKMIAAVKKNVCNVTTNDIRCYLADMQEQRKLSKVTIDNLRRIFSSFFSWMEDEDYITKSPVRRIHKVRTDALVKEVLTDENIEVLRDSCQELRDVAMIDLLLSTGMRVGELVKINREDIDFQERQCVVFGKGNKEREVYFNARTKIHLKKYLNQRSDSNPALFVCLKKPHTRLTISGVEVRLRQLGKKVNLHKVHPHKFRRTLATMAIDKGMPIEQVQKMLGHVKIDTTLHYAMVNQTNVKIAHRKFLN from the coding sequence ATGAAAGAAATAATAATACAAAACGTTTTAGATGGAATGAGAGCGGTTCTGTCAGTTGAACAGCTGGATTTGTTAAGCGAAGTGACTCTAAAAGCATTGGCTGAATACGAAATTGTGGTTAAAGCTACAGACGAAGAACAGCGTGATAAAGAAAATTCAGATCTCCTTGGAGCTTTTATTTCTTCGAAAAAAGTTGAAGGATGTTCTGAAAAAACGCTCCACTATTATAGGTCTTCTATAGAGAAGATGATTGCTGCTGTCAAGAAGAATGTCTGCAATGTTACTACTAATGATATTCGCTGCTATTTGGCTGATATGCAGGAACAACGAAAGTTGAGCAAGGTGACAATAGATAATTTGAGACGCATCTTTTCAAGCTTCTTTTCTTGGATGGAAGATGAGGACTATATCACTAAAAGTCCGGTGCGCAGAATACATAAAGTACGTACTGATGCTTTGGTGAAAGAGGTGCTGACGGATGAGAATATAGAAGTGTTGCGTGACAGTTGTCAAGAACTTCGTGATGTGGCGATGATAGATTTGCTACTCAGTACAGGCATGCGTGTGGGTGAGTTGGTAAAAATCAACCGTGAAGACATTGACTTTCAAGAGCGCCAATGTGTTGTGTTTGGAAAGGGTAATAAAGAGCGAGAGGTGTACTTCAATGCTCGTACGAAAATACACCTCAAAAAGTATCTGAATCAACGCTCAGATTCTAATCCTGCATTGTTCGTCTGTCTCAAGAAACCTCATACCCGATTAACAATTAGTGGCGTTGAGGTTCGCTTGCGCCAGTTGGGCAAGAAAGTTAATCTGCATAAGGTACATCCTCATAAGTTCCGCAGGACTTTGGCAACAATGGCTATAGACAAGGGTATGCCAATAGAGCAGGTGCAAAAGATGTTGGGACATGTGAAAATTGATACTACGCTGCATTATGCTATGGTAAATCAGACAAATGTCAAGATAGCACACCGAAAATTTCTTAATTAA
- a CDS encoding winged helix-turn-helix domain-containing protein, with protein sequence MKNLSDIQKVIVSSVLDNNKMTIPELARKTGMSVSKINREIRILRDDFHVYFKMLSHSY encoded by the coding sequence ATGAAAAACCTATCTGATATACAGAAGGTTATTGTATCGTCTGTGTTGGATAACAACAAGATGACTATTCCCGAATTAGCAAGAAAGACAGGTATGTCAGTAAGTAAGATTAATAGAGAAATCAGAATCCTTCGAGACGATTTCCATGTCTATTTCAAAATGCTTTCACACTCATATTAA